TGCGGCCATGGCCATCGAATGAAAGGAAAACAAACATAAAGGCAAAGTTTGCTATCTACTCGTTAGGTATCGCGCTGATGGCGATCAAAGCGAGTGAGGCACAGTCTGCTCCGCAACCGGCCGGCGAAGGCAAGAAACCGAATATTGTTTTCATCCTGATGGACAATCTTGGTTACGGCGAAATTGGTTGTTACGGCGGCGGCATACTCCGCGGCGCGGCCACGCCACGGATCGACAAGCTCGCGACGGAAGGCACGCGACTGCTTAATTTCAATGTCGAAGCGCAATGCACGCCAAGCCGCTCGGCCATCCTGACCGGACGCTTTTCCATTCGTTCCGGTACCCACTCAGTACCGATCGGCGGCGGACTTGAAGGATTAACGCAATGGGAAGTAACGATCGCTGAGCTACTCTCCGGTGCTGGTTATGCGACTGGCCATTTCGGAAAGTGGCACGTCGGTAGCGATCAGTCGCGCCTGCCTAACGCGCAGGGCTTCGATGAGTGGTATGGGATTCCGCGCACCACCGATGAGGTTTTTGCGCCATCGGAACCCGCAGCGAAAGCGGCGGGCGTCGCTTTCGAGCACATCATGGAGGGGAAGAAGGGCGAGAAGAGCCGGGAACTTCAGGTCTATGACCTGGAGCAACGCCGCCTGATCGACGCGGAGATCACACAGCGAACGATCGACTTCATGAAGCGCAGCGTCCAGTCGGGCAAGCCGTTCTACGCCTATGTTCCATTCACGCTCGTGCATTTTCCGACTTTGCCGAATCCAAAGTTTGCTGGTAAAACAGGCTTCGGCGACTTCCCGGACTCACTTGCGGAAATGGACACGCACGTCGGCGAAATCCTGGACGCGATCGATCAACTGCGCGTCCGCGATAACACTATCGTCGTCTTTACGAGCGACAACGGTCCGGAAGCAACCTGGCCCTGGCAAGGATCATCCGGTCCATGGCGTGGCTACTACTTTACGCACATGGAAGGCTCGTTGCGGGTGCCGTTTATTATCCGTTGGCCCGGCCGAATCCCGGCCGGCCGTGTGAGTAACGAGATAGTCCACGAGGTCGACACCTACACGACCTTCGCAAAGATCGCCGGCACATCCGTGCCACAGGATCGCGCGATCGATGGAGTCGACCAAACCGATTTCCTGCTGGGCAAGTCCGAGAAGTCCAAGCGCGAAGGTTTTCCAGTCTTCGTGGCGGATCGCCTGGAAGCGGTCAAATGGAGGAATTGGAAGCTGGTTTTCTACGACGAGCAACGAGACTGGTGGACGCCGCCCACGAAACTTGGCAG
This region of Terriglobia bacterium genomic DNA includes:
- a CDS encoding arylsulfatase encodes the protein MDNLGYGEIGCYGGGILRGAATPRIDKLATEGTRLLNFNVEAQCTPSRSAILTGRFSIRSGTHSVPIGGGLEGLTQWEVTIAELLSGAGYATGHFGKWHVGSDQSRLPNAQGFDEWYGIPRTTDEVFAPSEPAAKAAGVAFEHIMEGKKGEKSRELQVYDLEQRRLIDAEITQRTIDFMKRSVQSGKPFYAYVPFTLVHFPTLPNPKFAGKTGFGDFPDSLAEMDTHVGEILDAIDQLRVRDNTIVVFTSDNGPEATWPWQGSSGPWRGYYFTHMEGSLRVPFIIRWPGRIPAGRVSNEIVHEVDTYTTFAKIAGTSVPQDRAIDGVDQTDFLLGKSEKSKREGFPVFVADRLEAVKWRNWKLVFYDEQRDWWTPPTKLGSPKAFDLITDPKEEYPQTGLRSSWIAGPAMKVAVEFEQSLKKHPPIAPGTADPYTPPKSR